The following proteins come from a genomic window of Kitasatospora sp. NBC_01246:
- a CDS encoding GNAT family N-acetyltransferase, protein MTDIRVSLSVRDLTHEDLPSCGWAGSALHVRRLADQVRRAERGEVDYLAVHGPAGLPVAIGGVDYTVRNGAGTLWQLGVHPALRSCGIGTLLIASAEARITARGLTVAELGVEEGNPRARALYERLGYRAYGREPDSWEAETAEGSVERYETVCTLMRKDLT, encoded by the coding sequence GTGACCGACATCAGGGTCTCGCTGTCCGTGCGCGACCTCACCCACGAGGACCTGCCCTCGTGCGGCTGGGCGGGCTCCGCCCTGCACGTGCGCCGGCTCGCCGACCAGGTGCGGCGGGCCGAGCGCGGTGAGGTCGACTACCTGGCCGTGCACGGGCCCGCCGGCCTGCCGGTGGCGATCGGCGGCGTCGACTACACGGTCAGGAACGGTGCCGGCACGCTCTGGCAGCTCGGCGTCCATCCGGCGCTCCGGTCGTGCGGCATCGGCACTCTGCTGATCGCCTCCGCGGAGGCCCGGATCACCGCCCGGGGCCTGACGGTGGCCGAACTGGGCGTGGAGGAGGGCAACCCCAGGGCCCGCGCCCTCTACGAGCGGCTCGGCTACCGGGCCTACGGCCGCGAACCGGACTCCTGGGAGGCGGAGACCGCGGAGGGCTCGGTCGAACGGTACGAGACCGTGTGCACGTTGATGCGCAAGGACCTCACGTAG
- a CDS encoding SDR family NAD(P)-dependent oxidoreductase produces the protein MSRTLHRFADRTALVTGSSRGLGLLIARELARRGCRVMLCARDPRELGFAESRLRAEGAEVASVVCDITDESAPRALLDAVHDRFGPLDVLVNNAGIIQVGPLDALREEDFREAMETMLFAPLRLTLAALPDLRASTAGTLVNISSVGGRIAAPHLLPYATAKFAAAGLSQGLRAELAGAGAGAGEGAGVSVTTVLPGLMRTGSHTAARFHGRPGAEYSWFAAAASLPLLSMDAERAARAIVRAAERRRPELVLTPAAKVGVRLQGLAPATTTRLLGLAARILPGPGQDPRRNVRGSRAAADSPLPAAVTVLGDRAGRRYGEPGPGR, from the coding sequence ATGTCCCGAACGCTGCACCGCTTCGCCGACCGGACCGCCCTGGTCACGGGCTCGTCGCGAGGCCTCGGCCTGCTCATCGCCCGGGAACTCGCCCGGCGCGGCTGCCGGGTGATGCTCTGCGCCCGCGACCCGCGCGAGCTCGGATTCGCCGAGAGCCGTCTGCGTGCCGAGGGCGCCGAGGTGGCGTCCGTGGTCTGCGACATCACCGACGAGTCCGCCCCGCGCGCGTTGCTGGACGCGGTGCACGACCGCTTCGGGCCCCTGGACGTGCTGGTCAACAACGCCGGCATCATCCAGGTCGGCCCCTTGGACGCGCTGCGGGAGGAGGACTTCCGCGAGGCGATGGAGACGATGCTCTTCGCCCCCTTGCGGCTGACCCTCGCGGCCTTGCCCGACCTACGGGCCAGTACGGCCGGCACGCTGGTGAACATCTCCTCCGTCGGCGGACGCATCGCCGCACCCCACCTGCTCCCGTACGCCACCGCGAAGTTCGCCGCGGCCGGCCTGTCGCAGGGACTGCGGGCCGAACTCGCCGGAGCGGGAGCCGGAGCGGGCGAGGGGGCCGGCGTCAGTGTCACCACCGTGCTGCCCGGCCTGATGCGGACCGGCTCGCACACCGCGGCCCGCTTCCACGGCAGGCCCGGCGCCGAGTACAGCTGGTTCGCCGCGGCGGCGTCGCTCCCCCTGCTGTCCATGGACGCGGAGCGCGCCGCCCGCGCCATCGTCCGCGCCGCCGAGCGCCGCAGGCCCGAACTCGTCCTCACCCCGGCGGCCAAGGTGGGCGTCCGGCTCCAGGGCCTCGCTCCCGCCACCACGACCCGCCTGCTCGGCCTCGCCGCACGGATCCTGCCGGGGCCGGGGCAGGACCCGCGCCGCAACGTCCGCGGGTCCCGGGCCGCGGCCGACTCGCCGCTCCCCGCGGCCGTCACCGTGCTCGGCGACCGCGCGGGGCGCCGCTACGGCGAACCCGGACCCGGCCGCTGA
- a CDS encoding zinc-dependent alcohol dehydrogenase — MKALTWQGRRDVRVESVPDPVIEDPTDVIVKITTTGLCGSDLHLYEVLGPFLDPGDILGHEPMGVVQEVGPEVTAVRPGDRVVVPFNVSCGTCFTCVQGLHSQCETTQVREYGTGASLFGYTKLYGQVPGGQAELLRVPFGNTLPIKVPQGPPDDRYVLLSDVLPTAWQAVEYADVPDGGSLVVLGLGPIGDMCTRIAAHRGAGQVIGVDLVPERLERVRARGTTVLDLDRHGKNLADTIREMTEGRGPHAVIDAVGMEAHGSPAATLAQQSTALLPSALAARLMQHVGVDRLHALHLAIDIVRRGGTISLSGVYGGMTDPLPMLTLFDKQIQLRMGQANVHRWSDDILPLLSDDDPLGVEAFATHHLPLAEAPDAYRLFQKKQDGAVKILFNP, encoded by the coding sequence GTGAAGGCTCTGACCTGGCAAGGAAGGCGGGACGTACGGGTCGAATCGGTGCCCGATCCCGTGATCGAGGACCCGACCGACGTCATCGTGAAGATCACCACCACCGGACTGTGCGGATCGGACCTCCACCTCTACGAGGTCCTCGGCCCGTTCCTGGATCCGGGCGACATCCTCGGCCACGAACCGATGGGCGTGGTCCAGGAGGTCGGCCCCGAGGTCACCGCCGTCCGGCCCGGCGACCGGGTCGTGGTGCCCTTCAACGTCTCCTGCGGTACCTGCTTCACCTGTGTGCAGGGTCTGCACTCGCAGTGCGAGACGACCCAGGTCCGCGAGTACGGCACCGGGGCGTCACTGTTCGGGTACACGAAGCTCTACGGCCAGGTGCCCGGTGGGCAGGCCGAGCTACTGCGCGTACCGTTCGGCAACACGCTGCCCATCAAGGTGCCGCAGGGCCCGCCCGACGACCGGTACGTCCTGCTCTCCGACGTCCTCCCGACCGCCTGGCAGGCCGTGGAGTACGCCGACGTGCCCGATGGCGGCAGCCTGGTCGTCCTGGGCCTCGGGCCGATCGGCGACATGTGCACCCGGATCGCCGCCCACCGCGGCGCCGGCCAGGTGATCGGGGTGGACCTCGTACCGGAACGCCTGGAGCGGGTCCGCGCCCGCGGGACCACCGTCCTCGACCTCGACCGGCACGGCAAGAACCTGGCCGACACGATCCGTGAGATGACCGAGGGCCGCGGCCCGCACGCCGTCATCGACGCCGTCGGCATGGAGGCGCACGGCTCGCCGGCCGCGACCCTCGCCCAGCAGTCCACGGCCCTGCTGCCGAGCGCCCTGGCCGCCCGGCTCATGCAGCACGTGGGAGTGGACCGTCTCCACGCCCTCCACCTCGCCATCGACATCGTCCGCCGCGGCGGCACCATCTCCCTGTCCGGGGTCTACGGCGGCATGACCGATCCGCTCCCGATGCTCACCCTGTTCGACAAGCAGATCCAGCTGCGCATGGGCCAGGCCAACGTCCACCGCTGGTCCGACGACATCCTCCCGCTGCTCTCCGACGACGACCCGCTGGGCGTGGAGGCCTTCGCCACCCACCATCTCCCGCTCGCCGAGGCGCCCGACGCCTACCGCCTCTTCCAGAAGAAGCAGGACGGCGCCGTCAAGATCCTCTTCAATCCCTGA
- the gndA gene encoding NADP-dependent phosphogluconate dehydrogenase, whose protein sequence is MTEQSKARIGVTGLAVMGRNLARNFARHGYRVAVHNRTRTRTTALLEEFGHEGEFVPADSPEAFVAAIERPRMIVVMVKAGEPTDAVIDELVPLLDEGDVLVDGGNAHFLDTRRREAALRGRGLHFVGSGISGGEQGALEGPSIMPGGTADAYRLLGPLLEDIAARVDGKPCCTHVGPDGAGHFVKMVHNGIEYADMQLIAEAYDLLRHAAGLQPPQIAEVFRTWNGGRLESYLIEITADILAHTDADTGRPFVDVVLDRAEQKGTGRWTVQTALELGVPVGGIAEAVFARSLSGGVSLREAGRGLPGPTETWLDSAAADRFADDVEQALYASKMVAYAQGFQQIQAGSAEYSWRIDPGEMAAIWRGGCIIRARFLDRIKAAYDGNRELPTLLTDAHFTEALGSAQSAWRRVVSTAAQLGVPAPGFATALAYYDSLRAERLPAALVQGQRDFFGAHTYRRVDRDGVFHTRWEEPQRPEERR, encoded by the coding sequence ATGACCGAGCAGTCGAAGGCCCGGATCGGCGTCACCGGACTGGCCGTGATGGGCCGCAACCTGGCCAGGAACTTCGCCCGCCACGGCTACCGCGTCGCCGTGCACAACCGCACCCGGACCAGGACCACCGCCCTGCTGGAGGAGTTCGGGCACGAGGGCGAGTTCGTCCCGGCCGACTCGCCGGAGGCGTTCGTCGCGGCGATCGAACGCCCGCGCATGATCGTCGTCATGGTCAAGGCCGGGGAGCCGACCGACGCGGTCATCGACGAACTCGTCCCGCTGCTCGACGAGGGCGACGTGCTGGTGGACGGCGGGAACGCCCACTTCCTCGACACCCGACGGCGGGAGGCCGCCCTGCGCGGGCGCGGGCTGCACTTCGTCGGCAGCGGCATCTCCGGCGGCGAGCAGGGCGCGCTGGAGGGCCCCAGCATCATGCCGGGCGGCACGGCGGATGCGTACCGGCTGCTGGGACCGCTGCTGGAGGACATCGCGGCCCGGGTCGACGGCAAGCCCTGCTGCACGCACGTCGGACCGGACGGCGCCGGCCACTTCGTCAAGATGGTCCACAACGGCATCGAGTACGCGGACATGCAGCTGATCGCCGAGGCCTACGACCTGCTGCGGCACGCCGCGGGCCTGCAGCCGCCGCAGATCGCCGAGGTGTTCCGCACCTGGAACGGCGGGCGGCTGGAGTCCTACCTGATCGAGATCACCGCGGACATCCTGGCCCACACCGACGCGGACACCGGCCGGCCCTTCGTCGACGTCGTGCTGGACCGGGCCGAGCAGAAGGGCACCGGGCGCTGGACGGTCCAGACCGCGCTGGAGCTCGGGGTGCCCGTCGGCGGCATCGCCGAGGCGGTCTTCGCCCGGTCGCTGTCCGGCGGCGTGTCCCTGCGCGAGGCGGGCCGCGGCCTGCCCGGACCGACCGAGACCTGGCTGGACAGCGCCGCCGCGGACCGCTTCGCCGACGACGTCGAGCAGGCCCTGTACGCCTCCAAGATGGTCGCGTACGCCCAGGGCTTCCAGCAGATCCAGGCCGGCAGCGCCGAGTACTCCTGGCGGATCGACCCCGGTGAGATGGCCGCCATCTGGCGCGGCGGATGCATCATCAGGGCCAGGTTCCTCGACCGGATCAAGGCCGCCTACGACGGGAACCGGGAGCTGCCCACCCTGCTGACCGACGCCCACTTCACGGAGGCGCTCGGGTCCGCCCAGTCGGCCTGGCGGCGGGTGGTCTCGACGGCGGCCCAGCTGGGCGTGCCGGCGCCGGGCTTCGCGACCGCGCTCGCGTACTACGACAGCCTGCGGGCCGAGCGGCTGCCGGCCGCCCTGGTCCAGGGGCAGCGGGACTTCTTCGGCGCGCACACCTACCGGCGGGTCGACCGCGACGGGGTCTTCCACACCCGCTGGGAGGAGCCGCAGCGCCCGGAGGAGCGGCGCTGA
- a CDS encoding co-chaperone GroES, whose protein sequence is MPDFHPEHDRLVVRPIGEPAADADTRTGEVVAVGPGRPLESGKPHPVDVKVGDRIVFATFSGSEIEVAGERYLEVPEDEVLSLSAE, encoded by the coding sequence ATGCCCGACTTCCACCCGGAGCACGATCGCCTGGTCGTCAGGCCGATCGGGGAACCCGCCGCCGACGCCGACACCCGTACGGGCGAGGTGGTGGCGGTGGGACCCGGCCGGCCGCTGGAGAGCGGCAAGCCGCACCCGGTGGACGTCAAGGTCGGCGACCGGATCGTCTTCGCCACGTTCTCGGGCTCGGAGATCGAGGTCGCGGGGGAGCGGTACCTGGAGGTCCCCGAGGACGAGGTCCTCTCGCTGTCCGCCGAGTAG
- a CDS encoding VOC family protein: MTCRISELVIDCADPEQLAAFWSEVLGYVELGREADGSIEIGPPGVGFGGPQPTLVLSPSGDPRPGRKLRLHIDVSPTDRDQDAELARLLALGARPVDIGQTGAEDWRVLVDPEGNEFCLLRTRLQPR; encoded by the coding sequence ATGACATGCCGCATCAGTGAGCTGGTCATCGACTGTGCCGACCCCGAGCAACTCGCCGCGTTCTGGAGCGAGGTCCTCGGTTACGTCGAACTCGGCCGGGAGGCCGACGGGAGCATCGAGATCGGGCCGCCCGGCGTCGGCTTCGGCGGCCCGCAGCCCACCCTGGTCCTCAGCCCCAGTGGTGACCCCCGGCCGGGGAGGAAGCTCCGGCTGCACATCGACGTCAGCCCCACCGACCGGGACCAGGACGCCGAACTGGCCCGGCTGCTCGCGCTCGGCGCCAGGCCCGTCGACATCGGCCAGACCGGCGCCGAGGACTGGCGCGTGCTGGTCGACCCGGAGGGCAACGAGTTCTGCCTCCTGCGCACCCGGCTCCAGCCCCGCTGA
- a CDS encoding aminotransferase class V-fold PLP-dependent enzyme translates to MSPAPLPLLLPDGRPAAGAWTLDPALTHLNHGSFGAVPEAAQQEQQRLRAEMDRAPVVWFPALPGRVAAARSKVADFLRVDPRDLALVPNASAGASVVYGNLPARPGGEVLVTDHGYGAVTMGAERLARRWGGSVRTARVPLDATAEEACAAVLAEVTDRTALIVLDHITSATARWMPVKEIGAAARELGIPLLIDGAHVPGLAEDPLAGLEFDVWVGNLHKFGCSPRGASALVVRSELRHQLYPLIDSWAAEAPFPERFDTQGTIDASSYLAAPEALGFIERTWGWAAARDYLRELADYAERIVGEAVTKLTGESAAVDVGMPVNALRLVRLPDGLAATRLEADALRDRVAAELGVEAAFTSFDGVGYFRLSTHVYNTAADYEDFAERCVPVLGSWARGTAERH, encoded by the coding sequence ATGAGTCCCGCCCCGCTTCCCCTGCTGCTGCCGGACGGTCGGCCCGCCGCCGGCGCCTGGACGCTGGACCCGGCGCTGACCCACCTCAACCACGGCTCCTTCGGCGCCGTCCCGGAGGCCGCGCAGCAGGAGCAGCAGCGGCTGCGCGCCGAGATGGACCGGGCGCCGGTGGTGTGGTTCCCGGCCCTGCCCGGGCGGGTGGCGGCCGCCCGGTCGAAGGTCGCGGACTTCCTGCGGGTCGACCCGCGCGACCTCGCCCTCGTGCCCAACGCCAGCGCGGGCGCGAGCGTCGTGTACGGCAACCTCCCGGCCCGGCCCGGCGGCGAGGTGCTGGTCACCGACCACGGCTACGGCGCCGTCACCATGGGCGCCGAGCGGCTGGCCCGCCGCTGGGGCGGCAGCGTCCGGACAGCACGGGTGCCGCTTGACGCCACGGCCGAGGAGGCCTGCGCCGCGGTGCTCGCCGAGGTCACCGACCGGACCGCGCTGATCGTCCTCGACCACATCACCTCGGCCACCGCCCGCTGGATGCCGGTGAAGGAGATCGGAGCGGCGGCCCGGGAGCTGGGCATCCCCCTGCTGATAGACGGGGCCCACGTACCGGGCCTGGCCGAAGACCCCCTGGCCGGGCTGGAGTTCGACGTCTGGGTCGGCAACCTGCACAAGTTCGGCTGCTCCCCGCGCGGCGCCTCGGCCCTGGTGGTCCGCAGCGAACTCCGTCACCAGCTCTACCCGTTGATCGACTCCTGGGCGGCCGAAGCCCCGTTCCCCGAGCGCTTCGACACCCAGGGCACGATCGACGCCAGCAGCTACCTGGCGGCCCCGGAGGCGCTGGGCTTCATCGAGCGGACCTGGGGCTGGGCGGCCGCCCGCGACTACCTGCGCGAGCTGGCGGACTACGCCGAACGCATCGTCGGCGAGGCCGTCACGAAGCTGACCGGCGAGAGCGCCGCCGTCGACGTCGGCATGCCGGTGAACGCCCTGCGGCTGGTCCGGCTCCCCGACGGCCTGGCCGCCACCCGACTCGAAGCCGACGCCCTGCGCGACCGGGTGGCGGCCGAGCTGGGCGTCGAGGCCGCGTTCACCAGCTTCGACGGCGTCGGCTACTTCCGCCTCTCGACCCACGTCTACAACACGGCCGCCGACTACGAGGACTTCGCCGAGCGCTGCGTCCCCGTGCTCGGCAGCTGGGCCCGCGGTACGGCGGAGCGGCACTGA
- a CDS encoding GNAT family N-acetyltransferase has protein sequence MGKIVTYLEMTGREELTPGRAVPGMELRREEGLSALVRSVQARVGAPYGWRSSSRTDQQWTELARAHPHRQYWLVELSGTTAGIAALEPQAGGEVEIVTFGLLPEYVGQGLGGHALTLALRQAWATEPFEAESVRRVWLHTDSNDHPTALGNYLRRGLRVHRTETVEGA, from the coding sequence ATGGGAAAGATCGTCACGTATCTGGAGATGACCGGTCGCGAGGAGCTGACGCCGGGTCGGGCGGTGCCCGGGATGGAGCTCCGGCGCGAGGAGGGCTTGTCGGCGCTGGTGCGTTCGGTCCAGGCCCGGGTCGGGGCCCCGTACGGCTGGCGCAGTTCCAGCCGGACCGACCAGCAGTGGACGGAGCTGGCGCGGGCGCACCCGCACCGCCAGTACTGGCTGGTCGAACTGTCGGGCACGACGGCCGGGATCGCCGCCCTGGAGCCCCAGGCCGGCGGGGAGGTGGAGATCGTCACCTTCGGGCTCCTGCCTGAGTACGTCGGGCAGGGGCTCGGCGGCCACGCGCTCACCCTCGCCCTGCGGCAGGCCTGGGCGACCGAGCCGTTCGAGGCGGAGTCGGTCCGCAGGGTGTGGCTGCACACCGATTCGAACGACCACCCGACCGCGCTGGGCAACTACCTGCGCCGGGGTTTGCGCGTCCACCGCACCGAGACCGTCGAGGGCGCCTGA
- a CDS encoding FAD-dependent oxidoreductase, which translates to MHDVVIVGAGPVGLFLACELGLAGCSVLVLEREAEPGSPWRAAPLGSRGLNTASAEAFHRRGLLDRLRKAAGLDDAPGSARPRLGGHFGGMMLDPARIDVAALPFRLPGSATESMMASLDVVEGLLSERATALGVEIRRGVTVSAVTQDDEGVVAWAGEDAYPARWLVGCDGGRSAVRRLTGFDFVGTGPQLTGYSMRATLADPEELAFGFNLTPTGLYVRMPGKGHLAMMDFDGGAFDRSQTPTRAHLQSVLRRVSGTDVTLGEVDLVSTFTDRAMQTTTYRQGRVLLAGDAAHIHSPLGGQGLNTGIGDAVNLGWKLAATVHGHAPDGLLDSYTRERHPVGAAVLDWTRAQVAAMRPDPHGRAIQAVVRELIGTRDGATFVFERISGASVRYDLGDENPLVGRSAPDFLLGDGTRLGELLRDGRGVLLDFTVDRHLREVAGDRESRIRYAAGPAANDLGFGAVLVRPDGTVAWADGHDPDRKSLASAADQWFGAPAS; encoded by the coding sequence GTGCATGACGTGGTAATCGTGGGCGCCGGCCCGGTCGGTCTGTTCCTCGCCTGTGAGCTCGGCCTCGCGGGCTGTTCGGTCCTGGTTCTCGAACGGGAGGCCGAGCCCGGCTCCCCCTGGCGGGCGGCGCCGCTCGGGAGCCGGGGCCTCAACACCGCGTCGGCCGAGGCGTTCCACCGCCGGGGGCTGCTGGACCGGCTGCGGAAGGCCGCGGGTCTCGACGACGCGCCCGGGTCGGCCCGGCCGCGCCTGGGCGGCCACTTCGGCGGAATGATGCTCGACCCGGCCAGGATCGACGTCGCCGCCCTGCCGTTCCGGCTTCCCGGCTCGGCCACGGAGAGCATGATGGCGTCCCTCGACGTGGTCGAGGGGCTGCTGTCCGAGCGGGCGACCGCACTCGGCGTGGAGATCAGGCGCGGCGTCACGGTCTCGGCGGTCACCCAGGACGACGAGGGCGTGGTGGCCTGGGCGGGCGAGGACGCGTACCCGGCGCGCTGGCTGGTCGGCTGCGACGGCGGACGCAGCGCCGTGCGCCGGCTCACGGGCTTCGACTTCGTCGGCACCGGGCCGCAGCTCACCGGCTACTCGATGCGCGCCACCCTGGCCGATCCCGAGGAGCTGGCTTTCGGCTTCAACCTCACACCGACGGGCCTGTACGTCCGGATGCCCGGCAAGGGCCACCTCGCCATGATGGACTTCGACGGCGGCGCGTTCGACCGCTCGCAGACGCCCACCCGCGCGCACCTCCAGTCGGTGCTGCGCCGGGTCTCCGGGACGGACGTGACGCTGGGCGAGGTCGACCTGGTGTCGACCTTCACCGACCGGGCGATGCAGACGACGACCTACCGGCAGGGGCGCGTCCTGCTCGCGGGCGACGCCGCGCACATCCACTCCCCGCTGGGCGGCCAGGGGCTCAACACCGGCATCGGCGACGCCGTGAACCTGGGCTGGAAGCTCGCGGCGACCGTGCACGGGCACGCGCCGGACGGACTCCTCGACAGCTACACCCGGGAGCGCCACCCGGTCGGCGCCGCGGTGCTCGACTGGACGCGCGCCCAGGTGGCGGCCATGCGGCCGGACCCGCACGGGCGGGCGATCCAGGCGGTGGTGCGCGAGCTGATCGGCACCCGTGACGGAGCGACCTTCGTGTTCGAGCGGATATCGGGCGCCTCGGTCCGCTACGACCTCGGCGACGAGAACCCGCTGGTCGGCCGCAGCGCCCCGGACTTCCTCCTCGGGGACGGCACCCGCCTCGGCGAGCTGCTGCGGGACGGCCGGGGCGTCCTGCTCGACTTCACGGTCGACCGGCACCTGCGCGAGGTGGCCGGGGACCGGGAGAGCCGGATCCGGTACGCGGCCGGGCCGGCCGCGAACGACCTCGGGTTCGGCGCCGTACTCGTCCGGCCCGACGGCACCGTCGCGTGGGCGGACGGCCACGACCCCGACCGCAAGTCCCTCGCCTCCGCCGCCGACCAGTGGTTCGGCGCTCCGGCGTCCTGA